The Thermoanaerobaculia bacterium nucleotide sequence GCCGCGCGACGAGGCGCGCGATGCACGTCGCGAGCTGCTCCGGCGAGAGCGCCGCGGGCCCGAAGAGCGACAGCTGCGCCTGCCGCGGACGATCGGGATGGGCGACGAACCGGAAGCCGCGCACGGGAGCCCCCGGCGGCCGCGCTTCGAGGTCGAGGCGGACGAGCGTCAGGAGGGTCTTCACGTCGCGCGTCGGCGCGGGGAGGTCGATCGCGCGGCCGTCGACTCCCTCCGGATCGAGCATCAACGCCGCCTCGAGGCGCGCGCACGCGAGCGCGTGGGCCGCCAGGCGCCCCGTCAGCCTCTCGAGCGCCGTGCGCGCCACGAAGAGAAAGGGCTCGACGGCGACGAACGGCCATTCGAGGTCCATCCCTTCGGAGAAGACGGGAGGGATCGGGCGCGGGACGAGAGGGCTCGGGTCGATGCCGCGGGCGGTCTGATGCAGACGCCGTCCCCCCTCCCCGAAACGCGCGACGACCTCCCCTTCCGCGAGCCGGGCGAAATCCCCGACCCGCGCGAGCCCCCATCGCTCGAGCGTTTCGGCGATCTCCCCGGGAAGCGCCAGCCGCGCGAGCAAGAGCGGCGCGAGGAACGCCGCCTCCTCGCCGGAGGCGACGACGACCGGCGATTCGGGCGACTCCGCCGCGACGCGCGCCGCGAGCTTGCTCGCGGCGACGCCGACCCGCGCGGGAAGGCCGGCTCCTTCGACGGCGGCCGAAAGCGACCGCGCGAGCGCCTTCTCGGAGAACCCGAAATAGAGCTCGAGGCCGTCGACGTCGAGGTATGCCGAGCCCGCTCCGCCGTCTTCGAGCCGCGGGGAGACCGTCTCCGCCGCCTCGAGCAGCGCTTCCTGCGCCGACCGCTCGCATTCGCGGTCGGAGGCGCGCGCGATCAGCCGCGGAAGGAGAGCGCGGGCCTCGCGGAGCGTGAGGCCGGGGCGGACGCCGGCGCGCCGCGCCGGTTTCGACGCGGCGACGACGCGCGCGGCATGGCCGTTGCCCGCGAGGATCGCGACGGCCTCGCCGGCGAGGTCCGGCTCGCTCCGCAGCCGCGCCGCGAGGGGGAAAAGGGGGACGAGAACGCACGCGATCCGGGAGGGCATGCTCTTTTCACCAGGAGCGGTCGCCCACGAGAAGCCCCATGCCGCCCGCCTCTCCCGCCTTCGCCGAAGGCTTCGGCGCGGCGAGTTCCGGCGGGAGAGGTCGACCCGCCGACTCGTCGCGTCGGAGCGCGGGCGCGGAGGCTCCGGAGGAGGGAAGGCCGCCGGGTGATAGCGCCTCTCCCCGCGGGAGAGGCCGGCGTCCCGACGCTTCGGAGAAACGGAGGGCGCCGGGTGAGGGAGCTTTGGTCGTCCTTTCTCCGGAGTCGGAGATCGCATCCGCGGCCGCAAAGCGCGCGTCCGCGGCGCGTCCGGGCTTTTCGCCGCGCTTCTTCTCGACCGTCCATCGCGCCGCGACCTCCACGAGGAGGCGGGGAGAAGCGCCTTTTCCGCACCAGACGGCGCGGTCGCGGGAGAGGAGGATCACTGCGTCGGCCGCCGCGCCCGCGACCGGATACGGGCTCGCCACGAGGAGCGCCGCTCCGTGAGCGCGCGCGCTCCGGGAGAGCCGCACCCAGGCGGCATCCGGGACGCGGGGACCCACCGGAGGCGTTCCGAGATCGGCGACGACGAGCGGGAACCCGGCGGCGATCACCGCTTCCGCGGCGTACACCGCGTCGCGAACGCGGCGCGGGCGCACCCAGAGCACGCGGCGCAGATCGACGTCGGCCGCGGCGGCGGCCTGCGGGTCGAGCCCGTCGCCGAGATCGATGAGCGCCGCGTTTTCTCCTCCGGCGGTCGCGGACGCGAGCGAGGAAAGCGCGAGAGAGAACCGGCCGCTCGACCGCCGTCCCACGACCTCGACCAACTTCCCGCGCGCGAGCCCTCCCGCGAGGAGGCGGTCGAGCCCCTCGATCCCGGTCGAAAGCGGAGGCGCCTCGCGGTCGCGGCGCAGGTCGGCCGCCGAGACGACGGACGCCGCCGTTTCCGGCGGGAGCGACTCGCGAAGAGCGGTGATGCGGGCGGAAAGGGCGAGCGGGGCAACCATAGCGACTCCAAAGAAGTCCCCACTATAAGGCGGTAAAAAGGC carries:
- a CDS encoding DNA polymerase Y family protein, giving the protein MPSRIACVLVPLFPLAARLRSEPDLAGEAVAILAGNGHAARVVAASKPARRAGVRPGLTLREARALLPRLIARASDRECERSAQEALLEAAETVSPRLEDGGAGSAYLDVDGLELYFGFSEKALARSLSAAVEGAGLPARVGVAASKLAARVAAESPESPVVVASGEEAAFLAPLLLARLALPGEIAETLERWGLARVGDFARLAEGEVVARFGEGGRRLHQTARGIDPSPLVPRPIPPVFSEGMDLEWPFVAVEPFLFVARTALERLTGRLAAHALACARLEAALMLDPEGVDGRAIDLPAPTRDVKTLLTLVRLDLEARPPGAPVRGFRFVAHPDRPRQAQLSLFGPAALSPEQLATCIARLVARLGEDRVGQPDVVDGHRPDRFALVRYAPPPPPEMPPPPRAGRGLLGVRVLRPPVPLDVDTEEGKPARVETKGDVSSEISSPLPLERGGREAGVRFHPHRAESAKRIEGSVRVASGPWRVEEKWWSEDAIDREYWDVELSDGGLYRIFRNVRRDAWYADGIYD